Within Peromyscus leucopus breed LL Stock chromosome 7, UCI_PerLeu_2.1, whole genome shotgun sequence, the genomic segment CCAAGTCAATAAGGATCTTAACAtctgatccttctgtttccatatcctgagggctaggattacagctaTGTTATCACcagcaggctctgtgcatgcaaggcaagcacccTAGCAATGGTGCTTCATCCTAAACAAcatggacttttattttttacCACTTTTAAActggagaagggaaaaggaataAGCAAGAAGATGAGGTAGGAAGTTACTTAAAATCCTATTGAGGTGAATCAGAACAAGATACCACCTTTGACCTTTGCTGCCCACACTGATCTACTTATTAGAAATGTTCCAAAGCaccccaaaacagtgccaccagatGGGGACTAAGTGTTCAGACACATGAGACTGTGGGTGGGggaatttcatattcaaaccatgaaACTGTGTTTAAAACACAGTCTCCCATGTGTAGCTGATAccgaaatcctcctgcctctcagtcTTCTGAATattgagattagaggtgtgtgaaACCAGTTCAAGTTATCCTATGtgaggttttttatttatttatttattttggttttgttttgttttgagtcttcCTATGTACTTATGTAGCTCAGAATGGCCTAGAACCTTCAAGGTTCAGATATTAGCCTGTAAGACCTTTAACAACCTATTTTCTATAGAACACTTGATCTCTTCTTTTGTTTCAGCTACTCTACAGTGTCAAGTATAATCTTTCTTTAGTATCTGACACCTTTATGTTATTGAGTCttcctataatttttatttttgctgaaaaTAATAGCTCCAGATGGTTGAAAACATTGGGGAAATGGAGATATTAGCGATTCTGTCATGAAGTCTTACCTGTGAGAGGACATACAGAACCCTCTGAAGATTCATAATCCTAACAAGCTTTACACCTAAGGTTGCATGCATTTATaggtgaatacatacatacatacatatatatatatatatatccttcatGAAAATGTACATATGTAACTAAAGTATTTTTGTCAAAGACTGGGATTAAGTAAAAATGCTTCCTCCCATGCCAAACTGAACAAAGCTATCATTATTTTTGCAGCACTGGCAATCAAACCAAAAGCCTTGTATCTGCAAAGCAGGCACTTTACCCCTCGGACAGACTATGTATTGCTGAAGGGATGTGCCCATGACAGGAAGCCACATAGAATAGCCAGGGATATCCAGAATTCAATAGCAGCAATTTATCAATAGTAACACgtacaatttatttttgtgtgtgtggtgttggtgaTAAAACCTAGGACCACTTGCGCGTTAAGTTTTAAGTTTCTTCTGCAGATTAATACTTGCTGCATACATTGATTTATGGTAGTGATTCTCAAACATTAATATAGATAGAAGTCACCTGAGGACCATTTGGACTGCCTAGGTCTGGGAATGGCTCAGGATTCTCCATACTTGACATGCTTCTGGGCACACTGATCCATAGACCACACTCATGGTCAAGTATTGCTAAGTGGATATTACATGGCCACACTGAACTGAATTGTTAGGTCTATAAGCGTAAAGATGAGACCACAGAAGTAAGTGAATTCACTGCTTGTTTTACAGCCCATGATAAGAATTCTATTcatctttgttctccctcttctGCCTTGCTTTGTCTTCAAGCGCTTAGATTTTACAGAAATGAACTATATACctttttaacatgggtgctggagatctgaactcgaCTCCTCATCTTCCCAGCTCTGAAAAATTAACTCTTAAAAACCAGTCCTCAGCTACTGAATGGTAACATGGGGGTGGTGGTATAAATCCAAGTCAGTGCTCCTCATATCTACTTACTTTAatctcctctctccactcagtCAAACATCTGCTAGAGAAAGGCATTGTCTGTCTCTGAACAGCAGGTTAAGACAGCAGCAAAACTCTTCTATAATAATGAACAGGGAGGGTGTCTGAGTCCTTGAGTTCCCCAGAGACTGGACATCCATCTCCAGAAAGGGTCTGCCATTTGTTGTAACAGCGGCCCCAAAGTCTATCAGTAATGAGCCAACTGACTGAAAAAGGTACTTTGTGGTAAAGCACGATGTTCTGTCCTTTGGCCAGGGGGAATCAAGTGTCCACCGGCAATGATGTTCACGCATCTGGctccctctgcccttcttctgATGACTCTTCAGCCCTGCAACTCTACAACGTTAAGGTAATTTAGACGAGTAATGAGTTCGCAAGTATAGTTGACAGCCGTGGCTGGACCTTCTGCAGAAGCATGGCTACGTCCTTAGGCTGTGAGGAAGGGTAAATgcacagggctttgtgcacagTCCCCGGCTATTCCAGCAGGAAAGGCCAAGGACGCCACAGCACGCTGCCCTTCGCGGCCACAAGATGGGGGCCGGCTCAGACGCCTGAGCGGCCGTTGCACCTCCACTGTCTACAGAGGCCACGCCCCCTCACTCCCCTTCCCCGCGGCAGGAGGTGGTGGGCGTGGCCTGGGCGGTGCTTGCCACGTGATGGCGGCGGCCGCTGTGAGCAGCGCCAAGCGGAGCCTGCGGGCGGAGCTGAAGCAGCGTTTGCGGGCCCTAAGCGCGGAAGAACGGCTGCGCCAGTCTCACCTCCTCACTCAGAAGGTACGGGAAGGCTGCAGGAGTTAAACGCCTGGCAGCTTGGGCTCGGCTCGCGGGTCTGCGCAGGCGCACCTCTCCcccttgcgcgcgcgcgcgccctcTTAGGCGCATGCTCGTGGCTCCAGGCTGGCTTTGTAGGGCAGGGGGCGGAGCCTGTGGAGAGCCCGGGAGCATCTGAGCGAGGTTGGACCCAGGCATGTTTGCagttattttgttatagtgaGGAAAGGCCTTGCTGTGAGCTTAAGTAGATGCAGAGAATGTCCAAACAGGCCCGCACTTCCCGGTTTACATTTAATTCATTCACATGTGTTTAACACCTAGTAGTAAACCATTTTTCTGTGTATTGGGttatagagaagaaaaagatgattGTTGCCTCTTAAAGGATCCGAAGATCTAGCAGACGGAGCAGTCCAAAGAAAAATTGTAGGACTGGGGATTAGGCTTAGTGATACAgttgtttaaaaatgtgctacattttatttatcccatACTTAGAACACTGAATGGGgtctgtttttctagttttaaattgTGTCATCCTTTATTTACTAGAATCTGAGTTTATCTGTGGGTAGATTAATTTTCACGTTGTGAGTTAACTGCATCCGCACagtctggtttctgcttctgagTTAGGGTTGTGTCTGGAACTCGTTGCCTTCTTTCTTACTTACTTTTTCTTCTCAACTTTTTTAgattatgtccttaatttttttttttttaaagaaaatagcaaTGTGATTGgcaacctttatttatttttagttcatatgtatggatttttaaagaaaatacaaagtgaTTGGCAACCTTTATTTTTAGttcatatgtatgaatgttttgcctgtatgtgtgtaagtgcatttgtgtgtgtgtgtgtgtgtgtgtgtgtgtgtgtgtgtgcatgtgcgaaTGGGCCTGGTGCCTTTGGGGGTCAGAagtgggtgccagatcccctgaaaatatagttaaggatggttgtaagCCCCCATGTAGGTGCTATAATTTGtttagtttgtgtttttgttttgttttgtgttttgttttgtttttggttcgggtttttcaagacagggtttctctgtatagtcctggatgtcctgaacTCCCGTTATAGACCcatctggcctcgaactcacagagatccgctggcccctgcctccagagtgctggaattaaagacatgtgccaccactgcccggcgtagGTGCTATAATTTGAATCCAGGTTGTCTGCAAGAGCATTAAATGCTCTTAAACTGCcgaaccatctctctagacccaacAACTCCCATTTGACTGCtcaattgattttaaatttttaatttttttctcattgtgttCAACATCTATGACATCCAatctagaatttttatttatgtattatatctTGTGGCTTAGTTacagttctattgctgtgaagagataccataaccaAGGCACCTTATAAAGAGAAGCATTTAATCTGGGACTTGCTTATAGTGTCAGAGGGCTAGACTGTAATCATGGTGCGAAGCATGGAGGCAAGCAGGgaggcatagtgctggagaagtaactgagagcttacatcttatccatgaaatggagggagggagagagggagagagagactgactgggTTTGTCATGGGctgtgggattttgaaacctcaaagccctctgtgatcatagaggccagaagagtgtcatCAGTGTGAAGCAAGAAAGAAGCCCGCCTCAACACGACTCAGTGGcgggtgttggttcaaacttttaGAGTCTGACAAAGgacagtttattttaggcatactTAAGCACAGCACATTTTGAGAAAAAGTTTTTTGGTGCTAATTAATTCAATCCTGTCTGTGCAACAAAGCTTAAGACACggttacattgaaactctttccAAGGTACATGTGTCCTCTCCCATTAAGATGGATTGTATAGATTGACTACATGTGACATGTTAAAGGTCTGGTGTGGTGTTGGTCATACAGATAGTGCAAAAGTCACCACACTATTAACCACTTCTGCTCccatttgtaaagtacatgtgataGCTCCCATAAAGATGGGCTCTagtgactgagaaacaatgctcaaggTAAGCGTCTAGGGAGGATGACTGAGACAAACATAAGAATATGGGAGAACCATGTGTGGTCTGGCCATAGAGATAGTTCAGAGGTCATCAGGCTATTAACCAaatccattcccagccttctcggcagaaaagaaatgatacatctcttcctttgaagagacaaaCCTTAGTGTTTAACGTTCAGGGTTTCTCAGTGCTTAGCTGTGAGCACAAAGACTTTGTGCTCTCTACAGCCCACCCAGAATGTCACACCTACAAGAAGGTACACATCTCCTAACCCTTCTAAATAGTTCATCAACTGAAAACAACACATTCAAATGGATGAGCTTATGGtatccattctcattcaaaccactacgtCTTGATTACTAGTTTTCCTCTGGATCTTTCAGGAATTCTTGTTAATTAGATAGTAAAAACTCTAGAATGATCTTCTGTatctcttaacattttttttctttcttcgatAATTTGTCTCCCCATGCAGGATTTCCTCCTAGATTGTTTTCATGTTGttaaccatgttttttttttttttttttggggggggggttgtttttttgttttgttttgttttttgttttttgatacagggtttctctgcgtagttttgcgccttttcctggaactcacttggtagcccaggctggcctcgaactcacagagatccgcctggctctgcctccggagtgctgggattaaagacatgtgccaccaccgtctggcctaATCATGGTTTTAATTTCCCATAATCATTTCTTACTGATTCCTTTCTATAGCAGCCTATTGATGTTTTATAGATTCAGTTATTGTTTTCAGCTTGTCTAAGAAAACtaattagaattaaaaaataacctCCATTCTTTGAATTATCTGTTTAGCACtgaatcatattttcttttcattttaaaaatctttctattttgtatttgtattttggcTTTTCAAAATGGTTGAAAATCATTTATTCGCTATGTATATTTATGTCCTTTGGGGGTACTGAGCATCAACTGAGAACCTTGTACATGGTAGTGAAGCCTCCTACCACTGAATGAAACTCCTGGCCCTTCTTGTCTATACATACTTAGGAATGAAAGTGTGTTAGCTACAAGATGCCTCCTGTTTTTGTAGACACTGGTCGGAATTGAAAGAGAAGATTGGATTCTGTCTACCTCCTGTGTCCATGTTTTAGTGCTGCTTTGTCTGTAAAAACTGTCTCgtcctccctctgtcttccaggAATTAGTCAAATTTCTGCTTTATTGTCTTCATTGTTATGacagatttcattttttcctctcttcttaaCAAATAGCATGTAAGTGGGCTTGAGGCAGGAAGGCAAATGCGTATGCATAGTCTCACACCGAATTGTAGCTGTGTGCCTTACTGCTTAATCAGCTCTTGGGTTTCTATCCTCTGCTTTAAAGAGATTAAGAGAAGTACTTTCTCATATAGTAAGTGTTGTCAAAGCCTTGGGCCTCCTCCAAATCTGGGTTTCCCCTTTCCATTTGCTGCACTTATGCCAAACCTTCTAACAGCTTTACAGCTTTTCAGAAACCGGGGGTTGACTCTTTTCCTCAGCCCTGGTTCGGTATGCTTTGCTgcacttctctcttccctttgtaTTACATGTAATTTGGCTTTCTTTACTGTATCTTTCTGCCAGTCATATTTGTAAGCTGTGTTTGTATTATCCTTCTCTTCTTAGCTTGGAGGACAGGggagaacagaaaaggaatggaGTTTTAAAAAGGGAGTTAAGGGCCaacttctgagtctgggtaaGTTCCTAGGGTTTTGAGCAAAACTTAGCTCCCTTTGCCTGACGAGTGATTCTACTAAATAAGGATTCTTACACTAGGAGCCCCTTAGCCTCATTTTAATGAACTTTCGGAACACCCAGTTGAACGGAATAGCATTGGTAGAGACTTATAGGGCATGTTCTCTGTGGGAGCTTGTGGACTGGTTCCGAATCCTTCATTTAGGACACATAAGCAGTGATTGACTCACGACTTAACCTCCTACAGACTGAAGTGCTGAGTTGTGTATCACTCTGAATGTAGTAAAGCTTCTGCAGAGGTCAGGAAGGTTAGATCTTGGCTGGGCTTAAAGGGGTAAAAATTGATGGGAGAAATGCCAAACAGTCCAAGGACTGGAAAATTGGTGAGATCCAAatctcaaagagaaaataaatcaaaaatcCTCTATTAAGTCTCTGACATGTACTGGAAACTGGGATCACATCTGGAATTCTAAAGATAGACAGCTTTTCCACTTCATGTCTTCTCAATGAGTTTCCATACAGACAACAGGCCTACCAGAGAGGAAAAGGGATCATCAAATATGCAAATCTTGAGTATGGAAATAAAAGCCATGTATCAGGACATAGCATTCACTCGCTGTATCACTTTACTTGGAAGAGGCTAtgacaaaagggggaaattggTAGGAGGAGTTACTagtttatgaaaaatataatcttaaaaattataattgcCATCATTTCCTACTTAGGTGATTGCCCACAGTCAGTATCAAAATTCCAAAAGAATTTCCATCTTTTTGAGCATGCAAGATGAAATTGACACGGAAGAGATCATCAAGGACATTTTCAAACAAGGCAAAATCTGCTTCATCCCTCGGTACCGATTCCAGAGCAATCACATGGACATGGTGAAATTAGCATCACCTGAAGAGATCTCTTCACTTCCCAAAACATCCTGGAATATTCATCAGCCTGGTGAGGGAGACATTCGGGAGGAGGCCTTATCCACGGGTAAGGCATCATTTCTCACATCAAAACACTTACCTAGATGCATCCTATATCTTCTGATCTTGGATGCTAAGCATGGTCA encodes:
- the Mthfs gene encoding 5-formyltetrahydrofolate cyclo-ligase isoform X1; translation: MAAAAVSSAKRSLRAELKQRLRALSAEERLRQSHLLTQKVIAHSQYQNSKRISIFLSMQDEIDTEEIIKDIFKQGKICFIPRYRFQSNHMDMVKLASPEEISSLPKTSWNIHQPGEGDIREEALSTGGLDLIFLPGLGFDRDGNRLGRGKGYYDTYLKRCVQHQEVKPYTLALAFKEQICPQVPVDEHDMKVDEVLYEDSPAS